In a genomic window of Streptomyces roseoviridis:
- the murQ gene encoding N-acetylmuramic acid 6-phosphate etherase produces MPTTYSELRAQLATLTTEAFRPELAEIDRLPTAEIAALMNQEDQTVPTAVARQLPAIAAAIDATAERMARGGRLLYLGAGTAGRLGVLDASECPPTFNTDPSEVVGLIAGGPTAMVKAAEGAEDSKELAVADLTALGLTADDTVVGVSASGRTPYAVGAVEHARALGALTIGLSCNADSALAAAAEHGIEVVTGPELLTGSTRLKAGTAQKLVLNMISTITMIRLGKTYGNLMVDVRASNDKLQARSRRIVALATGATDEQIETALRSAGGEVKTAILMILADVDAKTAERRLQDTRGHLRAALHATTG; encoded by the coding sequence GTGCCGACCACGTACTCCGAACTGCGCGCCCAGCTCGCCACGCTCACCACCGAGGCCTTCCGCCCCGAGCTCGCCGAGATCGACCGGCTGCCCACCGCCGAGATCGCCGCGCTCATGAACCAGGAGGACCAGACCGTCCCCACCGCCGTGGCCCGGCAGCTCCCGGCGATCGCCGCCGCCATCGACGCGACGGCCGAGCGGATGGCCCGCGGCGGACGGCTCCTCTACCTCGGCGCCGGCACCGCCGGCCGGCTCGGCGTCCTCGACGCCAGCGAGTGCCCGCCCACCTTCAACACCGACCCCTCCGAGGTCGTCGGCCTCATCGCCGGCGGCCCCACCGCCATGGTCAAGGCCGCCGAGGGCGCCGAGGACTCCAAGGAACTCGCCGTCGCGGACCTCACCGCGCTCGGCCTCACCGCCGACGACACCGTCGTCGGCGTCTCCGCCTCCGGCCGCACCCCCTACGCCGTCGGCGCCGTCGAACACGCCCGCGCCCTCGGCGCGCTCACCATCGGCCTGTCCTGCAACGCCGACAGCGCGCTCGCCGCGGCCGCCGAGCACGGCATCGAGGTCGTGACCGGCCCCGAACTGCTCACCGGATCGACCCGGCTGAAGGCCGGCACGGCCCAGAAGCTCGTCCTCAACATGATCTCGACGATCACCATGATCCGGCTGGGCAAGACCTACGGAAACCTGATGGTCGACGTCCGCGCCTCCAACGACAAGCTCCAGGCCCGCTCACGCAGGATCGTGGCCCTCGCCACCGGAGCGACCGACGAGCAGATCGAGACCGCGTTGCGCTCCGCCGGCGGAGAGGTGAAGACCGCCATCCTGATGATCCTGGCCGACGTCGACGCCAAGACCGCCGAGCGCCGGCTGCAGGACACCCGGGGCCACCTGCGCGCCGCGCTGCACGCGACGACGGGCTGA
- a CDS encoding alpha/beta hydrolase, with amino-acid sequence MTSRLRNSLLLGLTSVTLATGLTATPSASATPAAAPTPAAVPVPAAVPVPVPTVPAPLAWTPCGPDGLRQECATLSVPLDYADPRGRQVGLAVSRIRSTDPAARRGTLVVLPGGPGNSGVQRLSGKGAALVRELGGAYDLVAFDPRGVGGSMKADCGLRDEDRHLVTLRAWPAADGSIAENVERSRRVAAACARNGGAELRSLTTANEVRDMDRLRQALGEDKVSAWAHSYSTYVTAWYAQEFPHRTDRVVLDSSADPDPRSVGQGWLRDMARGVEDRFPDFAAWAAHPDRAQAGLRLAERPEDVRPLVLGLAARLDRTPRPSTTPGVPLTGNLLRQALHNALGSDTSFEGFARLVQEARTPTATPALPAALAGPMPGPDVAVALGVVCNDVRWRGSVRDHERAVAADRVAHPLTAGMPVNVTPCSFWKGGPVEKPVRLTDEGPSDILMIQGLRDPNAPHSSGLKMRAALGDRARLVSVDRGGHGMYLSNGNACGDRTVTRFLLTGERPAGDIRC; translated from the coding sequence ATGACCTCTCGCCTGCGCAACTCTCTTCTGCTCGGCCTCACTTCCGTCACCCTCGCGACCGGCCTCACCGCCACGCCGTCCGCTTCCGCCACCCCCGCCGCCGCGCCCACCCCTGCTGCCGTCCCCGTCCCTGCTGCCGTCCCCGTCCCTGTCCCCACGGTCCCCGCTCCACTCGCCTGGACGCCCTGTGGTCCCGACGGGCTCCGCCAGGAATGCGCCACGCTCTCCGTGCCCCTCGACTACGCGGACCCCCGAGGCCGACAGGTCGGGCTGGCCGTGTCCCGGATCCGCAGCACCGACCCGGCCGCCCGGCGCGGCACCCTTGTCGTCCTGCCCGGCGGGCCCGGCAACTCGGGTGTGCAGCGGCTGAGCGGCAAGGGCGCGGCGCTGGTGCGGGAGCTGGGCGGCGCGTACGACCTGGTGGCGTTCGACCCGCGCGGGGTCGGCGGCAGCATGAAGGCGGACTGCGGGCTCAGGGACGAGGACCGCCATCTGGTGACCCTGCGGGCCTGGCCGGCCGCCGACGGCTCCATCGCCGAGAACGTCGAGCGTTCCCGGCGGGTCGCCGCGGCCTGCGCCCGCAACGGCGGCGCCGAGCTGCGCAGCCTGACCACCGCCAACGAGGTCCGGGACATGGACCGGCTGCGGCAGGCGCTCGGCGAGGACAAGGTGTCGGCGTGGGCCCACTCGTACAGCACGTACGTCACCGCGTGGTACGCGCAGGAGTTCCCGCACCGTACCGACCGCGTCGTCCTCGACAGCAGCGCCGACCCCGACCCGCGGTCCGTGGGGCAGGGCTGGCTGCGGGACATGGCGCGGGGCGTCGAGGACCGCTTCCCCGACTTCGCGGCCTGGGCGGCGCACCCGGATCGGGCGCAGGCGGGGCTGCGGCTCGCCGAACGTCCCGAGGACGTCCGGCCCCTCGTCCTCGGCCTGGCCGCCCGCCTGGACCGTACGCCCAGGCCCTCGACCACGCCGGGCGTGCCGCTCACCGGCAACCTGCTCCGCCAGGCCCTGCACAACGCGCTGGGCTCCGACACCTCCTTCGAGGGCTTCGCCCGCCTGGTCCAGGAGGCCCGCACGCCCACGGCGACGCCCGCCCTGCCGGCGGCGCTGGCCGGCCCCATGCCCGGCCCCGACGTGGCCGTGGCCCTCGGTGTCGTCTGCAACGACGTGAGGTGGCGCGGCTCGGTCCGCGACCACGAGAGGGCGGTCGCCGCCGACCGCGTCGCGCACCCGCTGACGGCGGGCATGCCCGTGAACGTGACGCCCTGCTCCTTCTGGAAGGGCGGTCCGGTCGAGAAGCCGGTCCGGCTCACCGACGAGGGCCCGTCCGACATCCTCATGATCCAGGGCCTCCGTGACCCCAACGCCCCGCACTCCAGCGGCCTGAAGATGCGCGCGGCCCTCGGCGACCGCGCCCGTCTGGTCTCCGTCGACCGCGGCGGCCACGGCATGTACCTGAGCAACGGCAACGCGTGCGGCGACCGGACGGTGACCCGCTTCCTGCTGACGGGCGAGCGCCCGGCGGGCGACATCCGCTGCTAG
- a CDS encoding aldo/keto reductase has product MTTDTTTDTTTDTTTDTTADVPVPVSASASGTWRLGDLTVNRIGFGAMRLPQTGQALIENAVPRDRDQAIAVLRRAVELGVNHIDTAAFYFSPLRSANELINSALAPSGRYPDDLVIATKVGPARDASGAWVSHAGTPEALRGQVEENLRQLGRDHLDVVNLRVLGTDSVAERFGALAALREAGLIRHLGLSNVTPEQLEEARRIAPVVCVQNMYGIGVRPEYAEFVRRCGELGIAFVPFYAIAAAGRESGAGATAEPEELLAVARAHDASPAQIRLAWILHQGPHLLAIPGTGDPAHLEANVAAGTLRLAPEELARLDGVHRAEED; this is encoded by the coding sequence ATGACCACGGACACCACCACGGACACCACCACGGACACCACCACGGACACCACCGCTGACGTCCCCGTCCCCGTCTCCGCTTCCGCCTCCGGCACCTGGAGGCTGGGCGACCTGACGGTGAACCGCATCGGCTTCGGCGCGATGCGCCTGCCCCAGACCGGCCAGGCGCTGATCGAGAACGCCGTACCGAGGGACCGCGACCAGGCGATCGCCGTCCTCCGCAGGGCCGTCGAGCTCGGCGTCAATCACATAGATACCGCCGCCTTCTACTTCTCCCCGCTCCGTTCCGCCAACGAGCTGATCAACAGCGCCCTGGCCCCTTCCGGCCGCTACCCCGACGACCTCGTCATCGCCACCAAGGTGGGCCCGGCGCGGGACGCGTCGGGCGCCTGGGTCAGCCACGCCGGGACGCCGGAGGCACTGCGCGGCCAGGTCGAGGAGAACCTGCGCCAGCTGGGCCGCGACCACCTCGACGTCGTCAACCTCCGCGTCCTCGGCACCGACTCGGTCGCCGAACGCTTCGGCGCCCTCGCCGCACTCCGGGAGGCGGGCCTGATCCGCCACCTCGGCCTGTCCAACGTCACGCCCGAGCAACTGGAGGAGGCGCGGCGGATCGCCCCCGTGGTGTGCGTGCAGAACATGTACGGGATCGGCGTACGCCCCGAGTACGCGGAGTTCGTCCGCCGCTGCGGCGAGCTGGGCATCGCGTTCGTGCCGTTCTACGCGATCGCGGCGGCCGGCCGGGAGAGCGGGGCCGGCGCGACGGCGGAGCCGGAGGAACTCCTCGCCGTGGCCCGCGCCCACGACGCGAGCCCGGCCCAGATCCGCCTCGCCTGGATCCTCCACCAGGGCCCCCACCTGCTGGCGATCCCGGGCACCGGCGACCCGGCGCACCTGGAGGCGAACGTCGCGGCGGGCACCCTGCGCCTCGCGCCCGAGGAGCTGGCCCGCCTGGACGGGGTGCACCGGGCGGAGGAGGACTGA
- a CDS encoding aminotransferase class I/II-fold pyridoxal phosphate-dependent enzyme: protein MDLDLNTRAVHVSHEPPVPGSRPLSVPLVQSSAFAFDSADELAEAMAGPDGNYVYSRRGNPTVRALERTLADLEGGAGAIAFASGMGAISGVLLALLKPGDRVVAQRCLYGGTYAVLSDLAARHGITVTYVSGDDPAEFEAAARHPATRLLVLETVANPTGQVPDLPGLLAAARRAGVTSVVDNSLASPVLCRPIELGADVVVHSTTKYLSGHSDVLGGAAVFADDELRRAVWPRTVELGACADPFAAWLTLRGIATLPLRMREHCLNAAVLAERLTARPDVTAVHYPMLPGHPSYGTARKVLTGGGGLLSFELAGGREAGRAFIERVRVARLALSLGGVESLVTHPASTSHRELDADALAAAGIGPGLVRMSVGIEAVEDLWADIEQALG from the coding sequence ATGGATCTGGACCTGAACACCCGGGCCGTCCACGTCTCCCACGAGCCGCCCGTCCCGGGCAGCCGGCCGCTGTCCGTGCCCCTCGTGCAGTCGTCCGCCTTCGCCTTCGACTCCGCCGACGAGCTCGCCGAGGCGATGGCCGGACCCGACGGCAACTACGTCTACAGCCGCCGCGGCAACCCGACCGTACGCGCCCTGGAGCGGACCCTCGCCGATCTGGAGGGCGGCGCCGGGGCCATCGCCTTCGCCTCCGGCATGGGCGCGATCAGCGGGGTGCTGCTCGCGCTCCTCAAGCCCGGTGACCGCGTGGTGGCCCAGCGCTGCCTGTACGGCGGGACCTACGCCGTCCTGTCGGACCTGGCCGCCCGCCACGGCATCACGGTCACCTACGTCTCCGGCGACGACCCGGCCGAGTTCGAGGCGGCCGCCCGGCACCCCGCCACCCGGCTCCTGGTCCTGGAGACGGTGGCCAACCCCACCGGGCAGGTGCCCGACCTGCCCGGGCTGCTCGCCGCCGCCCGCAGGGCGGGTGTGACGAGCGTGGTCGACAACTCGCTCGCCTCCCCCGTCCTGTGCCGGCCGATCGAGCTCGGTGCGGACGTGGTCGTCCACTCCACGACCAAGTACCTCTCCGGCCACTCCGACGTCCTCGGCGGCGCCGCCGTCTTCGCCGACGACGAGCTGCGCCGGGCCGTCTGGCCGCGCACGGTCGAACTGGGCGCGTGCGCGGATCCGTTCGCGGCCTGGCTGACCCTGCGCGGGATCGCCACCCTGCCGTTGCGGATGCGCGAGCACTGCCTGAACGCGGCCGTGCTCGCCGAGCGCCTGACCGCCCGCCCCGACGTCACGGCCGTGCACTATCCGATGCTCCCCGGCCATCCCTCGTACGGCACGGCCCGCAAGGTCCTCACGGGCGGCGGCGGGCTGCTCTCCTTCGAGCTCGCGGGCGGCCGGGAGGCGGGGAGGGCCTTCATCGAGCGCGTACGGGTGGCCCGGCTCGCCCTGTCGCTCGGCGGCGTCGAGTCCCTGGTGACCCACCCGGCGTCCACCTCGCACCGCGAGCTGGACGCCGATGCGCTGGCCGCGGCCGGGATCGGGCCGGGGCTCGTGCGGATGTCGGTCGGGATCGAGGCGGTCGAGGACCTGTGGGCCGACATCGAACAGGCCCTCGGCTGA
- a CDS encoding PTS transporter subunit EIIC, translated as MSPDDNSSAHEKSGTNDKDRANDKDRANDKGGTHDKRRPDGETGTADTNGTADTSSSADTSSTAERTHPADKHRATAAAILPLVGGAGNVTSVAHCMTRLRLGLRDRSLVRDEALRALPPVLGVVEDDTYQIVLGPGAVARVTPEFEALVASGAPPRTAEDLAAAGAAIRAAQKARNATPFKLFLRRIANIFVPLIPALIGCGIIAGLNGLLINLGRLPALTPALTAVASGFMALIAVFVGYNTAKEFGGTPILGGAVASVIVFAGVAKVEVLGRPLSPGQGGVLGALGAAVLAVYVEKWCRRRVPESLDVLVTPTVTVLVAGLATVYGLMYVAGEVSRAIGDVADWLLAHAGAGAGLVLGGLFLPLVMLGLHQTLIPIHTTLIEQQDYTVLLPILAMAGAGQVGAAMAVYVKLPRNRSLRRTIRSALPAGLLGVGEPLIYGVSLPLGRPFVTACVGGAFGGGFVGFFNMLGDKVGSTAIGPSGWALFPLLDGNKGLGETVAIYAGGLLVGYVTGFLATYFFGFSREMTEEFDVETGDVAMTGATTAVTTAVRTAAEAAPATRPARASAPSAPSPPPSGIADPDAAPDADPGPDPDRARV; from the coding sequence ATGAGCCCAGACGACAACAGCAGCGCCCACGAAAAGAGCGGCACGAACGACAAGGACCGTGCGAACGACAAGGACCGTGCGAACGACAAGGGCGGCACCCACGACAAGCGCCGCCCGGACGGCGAGACCGGCACGGCCGACACGAACGGCACGGCCGACACGAGCAGCAGCGCCGACACGAGCAGCACGGCCGAGCGGACGCACCCCGCGGACAAGCACCGCGCCACCGCCGCCGCGATCCTCCCGCTCGTCGGCGGCGCCGGGAACGTCACCTCCGTGGCCCACTGCATGACCCGCCTCCGGCTCGGCCTGCGGGACCGCTCGCTCGTCCGGGACGAGGCCCTGCGGGCCCTGCCGCCCGTGCTCGGCGTGGTGGAGGACGACACGTACCAGATCGTCCTCGGCCCGGGCGCGGTCGCCCGCGTGACGCCGGAGTTCGAGGCCCTGGTGGCGTCCGGCGCCCCGCCGCGTACCGCCGAGGACCTCGCGGCGGCGGGCGCCGCGATCAGAGCCGCCCAGAAGGCGCGGAACGCCACGCCCTTCAAGCTCTTCCTGCGCCGGATCGCGAACATCTTCGTCCCGCTCATCCCCGCCCTCATCGGCTGCGGCATCATCGCCGGCCTCAACGGCCTGCTGATCAACCTCGGCCGGCTGCCCGCCCTCACCCCGGCGCTCACGGCCGTCGCGAGCGGCTTCATGGCCCTGATCGCGGTCTTCGTCGGCTACAACACGGCCAAGGAGTTCGGCGGCACGCCGATCCTCGGCGGCGCCGTCGCCTCCGTCATCGTCTTCGCCGGCGTCGCGAAGGTCGAAGTCCTCGGCCGGCCCCTCTCCCCCGGCCAGGGCGGCGTGCTCGGCGCGCTCGGCGCGGCGGTCCTCGCCGTGTACGTGGAGAAGTGGTGCCGCCGCAGGGTGCCCGAGTCCCTGGACGTCCTGGTCACTCCCACCGTCACCGTGCTCGTCGCCGGCCTGGCCACCGTCTACGGCCTGATGTACGTGGCCGGCGAGGTCTCCCGCGCCATCGGCGACGTCGCCGACTGGCTGCTCGCCCACGCGGGAGCCGGCGCCGGCCTCGTGCTCGGCGGACTGTTCCTGCCCCTGGTGATGCTCGGCCTCCACCAGACCCTCATCCCCATCCACACCACCCTCATCGAGCAGCAGGACTACACGGTCCTCCTGCCGATCCTCGCGATGGCGGGCGCGGGCCAGGTCGGCGCGGCGATGGCCGTGTACGTCAAGCTGCCCCGCAACCGCTCGCTCCGCCGCACCATCCGGTCCGCCCTCCCCGCCGGACTCCTCGGCGTCGGCGAACCCCTCATCTACGGCGTCTCCCTGCCGCTCGGCCGCCCCTTCGTCACCGCCTGCGTCGGCGGCGCCTTCGGCGGCGGTTTCGTCGGCTTCTTCAACATGCTGGGCGACAAGGTCGGCTCCACCGCCATCGGCCCCTCCGGCTGGGCCCTCTTCCCGCTCCTCGACGGCAACAAGGGCCTGGGCGAGACGGTGGCGATCTACGCGGGCGGGCTGCTGGTCGGTTACGTGACGGGTTTCCTGGCCACGTACTTCTTCGGCTTCAGCCGGGAGATGACCGAGGAGTTCGACGTGGAGACGGGGGACGTGGCGATGACGGGGGCGACGACCGCGGTGACGACTGCGGTGAGGACCGCGGCGGAGGCCGCCCCGGCCACGCGCCCCGCACGGGCATCCGCTCCCTCCGCTCCATCTCCCCCTCCCTCCGGAATCGCGGACCCCGACGCCGCCCCCGACGCGGACCCGGGCCCGGACCCCGACCGCGCCAGGGTCTAG
- a CDS encoding Cmx/CmrA family chloramphenicol efflux MFS transporter, producing the protein MPLAVYILGLSVFALGTSEFMLSGLLPPIAEDMGVSIPRAGLLISAFAIGMVIGAPLLAVATLRLPRKTTLIALITVFGLGQVAGALAPNYAVLFASRVVSALACAGFWAVGAAVAIAMVPVGSRARAMAVMIGGLSIANVLGVPAGAFLGEHLGWRSAFWAVGVASAIALVGVITRIPHIPLPETRPRLKSELVIYRDRQVLLSVLITALAAGGVFCAFSYLAPLLTDVSGLDAGWVSGVLGLFGIGALIGTYIGGRVADAHLFGVLLSGITASTVFLVALALLASSPVATITLTFLLGVSAFYTAPALNARMFNVAGAAPTLAGATTTAAFNLGNTGGPWLGGTVIDAGLGYASPAWAGAAMALLALGTVAVSLRLTRSRSRIVTRSSARQPEESRVSSR; encoded by the coding sequence ATGCCCCTGGCCGTCTACATCCTCGGCCTGTCCGTCTTCGCGCTCGGCACGAGCGAGTTCATGCTCTCCGGGCTGCTGCCGCCCATCGCGGAGGACATGGGCGTCTCCATCCCCCGCGCCGGTCTGCTCATCTCGGCCTTCGCCATCGGCATGGTCATCGGCGCCCCGCTGCTCGCCGTCGCCACCCTCCGGCTGCCCCGCAAGACCACCCTCATCGCGCTGATCACCGTCTTCGGCCTCGGCCAGGTCGCCGGGGCGCTCGCGCCGAACTACGCCGTGCTCTTCGCCTCGCGCGTGGTGAGCGCCCTGGCCTGCGCCGGGTTCTGGGCCGTGGGCGCGGCCGTCGCCATCGCGATGGTGCCGGTCGGCTCCCGGGCCCGTGCCATGGCCGTCATGATCGGCGGTCTGTCGATCGCCAACGTGCTCGGCGTCCCCGCCGGTGCCTTCCTCGGCGAGCACCTCGGATGGCGCTCCGCCTTCTGGGCCGTCGGCGTCGCCTCCGCGATCGCCCTCGTCGGCGTGATCACCCGCATCCCGCACATCCCGCTGCCCGAGACCCGGCCCCGCCTCAAGAGCGAGCTGGTCATCTACCGCGACCGGCAGGTGCTGCTCTCCGTCCTGATCACCGCCCTCGCGGCCGGCGGCGTCTTCTGCGCCTTCTCCTACCTGGCCCCGCTGCTCACCGACGTCTCCGGCCTCGACGCCGGCTGGGTCTCCGGCGTCCTCGGCCTCTTCGGCATCGGCGCCCTCATCGGTACGTACATCGGCGGCCGGGTCGCCGACGCCCACCTCTTCGGCGTCCTCCTCAGCGGCATCACCGCCTCCACCGTCTTCCTCGTGGCGCTCGCCCTGCTGGCGTCCAGCCCCGTCGCCACGATCACGCTGACCTTCCTCCTCGGCGTCTCCGCCTTCTACACCGCCCCGGCCCTCAACGCCCGCATGTTCAACGTCGCCGGCGCCGCCCCCACCCTCGCCGGCGCCACCACCACCGCCGCCTTCAACCTCGGCAACACCGGCGGCCCCTGGCTCGGCGGCACCGTCATCGACGCCGGTCTCGGCTACGCCTCCCCGGCCTGGGCCGGCGCGGCCATGGCCCTGCTCGCGCTGGGCACGGTCGCGGTCTCACTGCGGCTGACCAGGTCGCGTTCGCGCATCGTGACGCGGTCCTCCGCCCGCCAGCCGGAAGAGTCCCGCGTATCGTCTCGCTGA
- a CDS encoding MurR/RpiR family transcriptional regulator has protein sequence MTNEVKESFTSGGRPGAPAPGTATPRTAAPAAPGAATAGGAAPPAPAALAAKVRTLAPSMTRSMQRVAEAVAGDPAGCAALTVTGLAELTGTSEATVVRTARLLGYPGYRDLRLALAGLAAQQQSGRAPSVTADIAVDDPVADVVAKLAYDEQQTLADTAAGLDTVQLGAAVAALATARRIDIYGIGASGLVAQDLAQKLLRIGLIAHAPSDPHLAVTNAVQLRSGDVAIAITHSGSTGDVIEPLRVAFDHGATTVAVTGRPDGPVSQYADHVLTTSTARESELRPAAMSSRTSQLLVVDCLFTCVTQRTYETAAPALAASYEALAHRHAPRTR, from the coding sequence GTGACCAATGAAGTGAAGGAAAGTTTCACAAGCGGGGGCAGACCCGGCGCCCCGGCCCCCGGAACGGCGACCCCGCGCACGGCGGCCCCGGCCGCCCCCGGTGCCGCGACCGCCGGCGGCGCCGCCCCGCCCGCCCCCGCCGCCCTCGCGGCCAAGGTCCGGACCCTCGCCCCCTCCATGACCCGCTCCATGCAGCGGGTCGCCGAGGCCGTCGCCGGAGACCCGGCCGGCTGCGCCGCCCTCACGGTCACCGGCCTCGCCGAGCTCACCGGCACCAGCGAGGCGACCGTCGTCCGCACCGCCCGCCTCCTCGGCTACCCCGGCTACCGCGACCTGCGCCTCGCCCTCGCCGGCCTCGCCGCCCAGCAGCAGTCCGGCCGCGCGCCCTCCGTCACCGCCGACATCGCCGTCGACGACCCCGTCGCCGACGTCGTCGCCAAACTCGCCTACGACGAGCAGCAGACCCTCGCCGACACCGCCGCCGGCCTCGACACCGTCCAGCTCGGCGCCGCCGTCGCCGCCCTCGCCACCGCCCGCCGCATCGACATCTACGGCATCGGCGCCTCCGGCCTGGTCGCGCAGGACCTCGCCCAGAAACTCCTCCGCATCGGCCTGATCGCCCACGCCCCCAGCGACCCGCACCTGGCCGTCACCAACGCCGTACAGCTCCGCTCCGGCGACGTCGCCATCGCCATCACCCACTCCGGCTCCACCGGCGACGTCATAGAACCGCTCCGCGTCGCCTTCGACCACGGCGCCACCACCGTCGCCGTCACCGGCCGCCCGGACGGCCCGGTGAGCCAGTACGCCGACCACGTCCTGACCACCTCCACGGCCCGCGAGAGCGAACTTCGCCCGGCCGCGATGTCCTCCCGCACCAGCCAACTCCTGGTGGTGGACTGCCTGTTCACCTGCGTCACCCAGCGTACGTACGAGACGGCGGCCCCGGCCCTCGCGGCCTCGTACGAAGCGCTCGCACACCGCCACGCCCCCCGCACCCGCTGA
- a CDS encoding MFS transporter, translating into MSTVNPRRWWALAVLAAAQFMVIMDTSIIGVALPEMQKELGFSQGELQWVFNAYVIVFGGLLLLGGRLSDLVGARKIFVSGWVVMIAGSILAAAAQTAWVEIAGRAVQGVGGALIAPSAMTLLMMLFMHDPKELGKAMALYGAAAPAGGTAGVFLGGVFTEWAAWQWCFIIYVPIGIATLAATKLLPDVGSRRGSVDVLGAVAVTAGLALGVFAVVRAPEVGWSAPATVLELAGAAALIILFFVIQKAVREPLMPLSVWRVPRLGSANLAMTLLGAAWIPMWYFLNLYLQQVLGYGAFASGAALLPMTGLLMVFMTAITAKLMAKVGAKPLIGVGLLVLAAGLVWLAAVEPTGSFVVDVLPASLVAALGMSLAYIPAMIAAMSGAPQEQAGLASGIVNTTYNVGSALGLAALTAVAMSQGAAELGNLPRLTEGFSAAFIGAAVIAAVGGVITLLVMKSDKALAAGAPAPAAEQQGDKVTV; encoded by the coding sequence ATGTCAACCGTCAATCCCCGGCGCTGGTGGGCACTTGCCGTGCTCGCCGCCGCGCAGTTCATGGTCATCATGGACACCTCGATCATCGGAGTCGCGCTCCCCGAGATGCAGAAGGAGCTCGGCTTCTCCCAGGGCGAGCTCCAGTGGGTCTTCAACGCCTACGTGATCGTCTTCGGCGGTTTGCTGCTCCTCGGCGGCCGCCTCTCCGACCTCGTCGGAGCCCGCAAGATCTTCGTCTCCGGCTGGGTGGTCATGATCGCCGGATCGATCCTCGCCGCGGCCGCGCAGACCGCCTGGGTCGAGATCGCCGGCCGTGCCGTCCAGGGCGTCGGCGGTGCGCTCATCGCGCCCTCCGCCATGACGCTGCTGATGATGCTGTTCATGCACGACCCGAAGGAGCTCGGCAAGGCGATGGCGCTCTACGGCGCCGCGGCCCCGGCCGGCGGCACCGCGGGCGTGTTCCTCGGCGGCGTCTTCACCGAGTGGGCCGCCTGGCAGTGGTGCTTCATCATCTACGTCCCGATCGGCATCGCGACCCTCGCCGCGACCAAGCTCCTCCCGGACGTCGGGTCCCGGCGCGGCTCCGTCGACGTCCTCGGCGCCGTCGCCGTCACCGCCGGTCTCGCGCTCGGCGTCTTCGCGGTCGTCCGCGCCCCCGAGGTCGGCTGGAGCGCCCCCGCCACCGTCCTGGAGCTGGCCGGTGCCGCCGCCCTCATCATCCTCTTCTTCGTGATCCAGAAGGCCGTCCGCGAGCCCCTCATGCCGCTCAGCGTCTGGCGGGTCCCGCGCCTCGGCTCCGCCAACCTGGCCATGACGCTGCTCGGCGCCGCCTGGATCCCGATGTGGTACTTCCTCAACCTCTACCTCCAGCAGGTCCTCGGCTACGGGGCCTTCGCCTCCGGTGCCGCCCTGCTGCCCATGACGGGCCTGCTGATGGTCTTCATGACGGCCATCACCGCCAAGCTCATGGCGAAGGTCGGGGCCAAGCCGCTCATCGGCGTCGGTCTGCTCGTCCTCGCCGCCGGCCTGGTCTGGCTGGCCGCCGTCGAGCCCACCGGCTCCTTCGTCGTCGACGTCCTGCCCGCCTCGCTGGTCGCCGCGCTCGGCATGTCCCTCGCCTACATCCCGGCGATGATCGCCGCCATGTCCGGCGCCCCGCAGGAGCAGGCCGGCCTGGCCTCCGGCATCGTCAACACCACCTACAACGTCGGCTCCGCGCTCGGCCTCGCCGCCCTCACCGCGGTCGCCATGTCCCAGGGCGCCGCCGAGCTCGGCAACCTGCCCAGGCTCACCGAGGGCTTCTCCGCCGCCTTCATCGGCGCCGCGGTCATCGCCGCCGTCGGCGGTGTGATCACCCTCCTCGTCATGAAGAGCGACAAGGCGCTCGCCGCCGGGGCCCCCGCCCCCGCCGCCGAGCAGCAGGGCGACAAGGTCACCGTCTGA